Proteins from one Desulfocurvus vexinensis DSM 17965 genomic window:
- a CDS encoding glycosyltransferase family 4 protein, translating into MSAPRTVLHVCGGLGLGGTEKAMQLLAAAMDPARYRPVVHAFADGPRRAQLTALGIPVHIGPDLLRTAARTAPDIIHLHRAGWPEPRLLRSAALAGAGAVVETNVFGRHDPSPGARIIDRHLFVSTFCLRRYGAVHGLDVSGPRHRVLYNPVDCAAFAACPGAGAGAPLAVGRVSRADPGKWSALALEFLPHLLARVPGAAYRVIGGTAQAREWVATRGLAAHVDFLEPVADDAGLAALFATVGVLAHANDTGETFGMVIAEAMAAGLPVVTHPCPGLKDNAQLELVEHGVTGLVAATPEDYAGAVARLLADPELARRMGQAGRARARALFDTPVVAARLMDIYDELPARAGASPARPAQRDPAPDITPDTAPDTARHDRPAPLRALHG; encoded by the coding sequence ATGAGCGCGCCGCGCACGGTGCTGCACGTCTGCGGGGGCCTGGGCCTGGGCGGCACGGAAAAGGCCATGCAGCTGCTGGCCGCCGCCATGGACCCCGCGCGCTACCGCCCGGTGGTCCACGCCTTCGCCGACGGCCCGCGCCGCGCCCAGCTCACGGCCCTGGGCATCCCGGTGCACATCGGGCCGGACCTGCTGCGCACCGCCGCGCGCACGGCGCCCGACATCATCCACCTGCACCGCGCGGGCTGGCCCGAGCCGCGCCTGTTGCGCAGCGCGGCCCTGGCCGGGGCGGGGGCGGTGGTGGAAACCAACGTCTTCGGCCGCCACGACCCCAGTCCCGGGGCCCGGATCATCGACCGCCACCTGTTCGTCTCCACCTTCTGCCTGCGCCGCTACGGCGCCGTGCACGGGCTGGACGTGTCCGGCCCGCGCCACCGCGTGCTGTACAACCCCGTGGACTGCGCGGCCTTCGCCGCCTGCCCCGGGGCGGGGGCCGGGGCGCCGCTGGCCGTGGGCCGCGTGTCGCGGGCCGACCCCGGCAAATGGTCGGCCCTGGCCCTGGAGTTCCTGCCGCACCTGCTGGCGCGCGTGCCCGGCGCGGCCTACCGCGTCATCGGCGGCACCGCCCAGGCCCGGGAGTGGGTGGCCACCCGGGGCCTCGCGGCGCATGTGGACTTCCTGGAGCCCGTGGCCGACGACGCGGGGCTGGCGGCGCTTTTCGCCACCGTCGGCGTGTTGGCCCACGCCAACGACACGGGCGAGACCTTCGGCATGGTCATCGCCGAGGCCATGGCCGCCGGGCTGCCCGTGGTCACCCACCCCTGCCCCGGCCTCAAGGACAACGCCCAGCTCGAACTGGTGGAGCACGGCGTCACCGGCCTGGTGGCCGCCACGCCCGAGGACTACGCCGGCGCCGTGGCCCGGCTGCTCGCCGACCCGGAGCTGGCCCGACGCATGGGCCAGGCGGGCCGGGCCCGGGCCCGGGCGCTGTTCGACACCCCCGTGGTGGCCGCGCGGCTCATGGACATCTACGACGAACTGCCCGCCCGGGCCGGGGCCTCCCCCGCGCGCCCGGCACAGCGCGACCCCGCCCCGGACATCACCCCGGACACGGCCCCGGACACCGCCCGCCATGACCGCCCCGCACCCCTTCGCGCGCTACACGGCTGA
- the fliS gene encoding flagellar export chaperone FliS yields the protein MLKAAKAYFQTQVTTTTQGDLLILLYDGAIKYLNQAKICMAQRDYAGKGQLISRAMDVISELDECLNREKGGELAMNLHQLYFYCNTRLLRANLEMKPEKIDEVVRILDSLRDAFNRIKSTAPQQQAAEAQEQPPAPAQAPQAAPEPPAQPAPQAQGTYGPRAVLRPVHKGAMPGTYGPSRQG from the coding sequence ATGCTCAAGGCCGCCAAGGCGTACTTCCAGACCCAGGTCACCACCACCACTCAGGGCGACCTGCTGATCCTGCTCTACGACGGGGCCATCAAGTACCTGAACCAAGCGAAGATCTGCATGGCCCAGCGCGACTACGCGGGCAAGGGCCAGCTCATCTCGCGGGCCATGGACGTGATCTCCGAGCTGGACGAATGCCTGAACCGCGAGAAGGGCGGCGAGCTGGCCATGAACCTCCACCAGCTCTATTTCTACTGCAACACGCGCCTGCTGCGGGCCAACCTGGAGATGAAGCCCGAAAAGATCGACGAGGTCGTGCGCATCCTCGACTCGCTGCGCGACGCCTTCAACCGCATCAAGAGCACCGCGCCCCAGCAGCAGGCCGCCGAGGCCCAGGAGCAGCCGCCCGCGCCCGCCCAGGCGCCCCAGGCCGCCCCCGAGCCCCCGGCCCAGCCCGCGCCCCAGGCCCAGGGCACCTACGGCCCCCGGGCCGTGCTGCGCCCGGTGCACAAGGGCGCCATGCCCGGCACCTACGGCCCCTCACGCCAGGGTTGA
- a CDS encoding glycosyltransferase, with protein MTAPHPFARYTAEVLRFGFAGQAQAPAPAPLAPGALRAALDGCLRALEREPREHVLLLGLGAGDLARALDAALPPGVDLTVCEQDTALARAALAEPGAPWARAGGRTVLLADTSPWAHFLLWTLHGLTPATTHLRLHPGPQAGDWALARRLFARAAPLGPAPAAAPAPTLTLAAILAPGDPGLGEFFAQVPPWVAEVVALWDATAPPAAPPACAAPVRHLARPLGDDFAAQRNAMLAACRTDWVLVLDADERLVPGGWQGVRELARRGGVDGPGLFLLPRRTLHPDGHRVLAGLGLWPDLQPRLVRRTPALHYERPVHERLTGARGPFGVALDLSIVHLNRLLRDPEGVRAKLAGFDRAGAGGVRHTLSADYPALAPELLPEAHGPADLQAVTLPFDPA; from the coding sequence ATGACCGCCCCGCACCCCTTCGCGCGCTACACGGCTGAGGTCCTGCGCTTCGGCTTCGCCGGGCAGGCCCAGGCGCCCGCCCCCGCGCCCCTGGCGCCCGGGGCCCTGCGCGCGGCCCTGGACGGCTGCCTGCGCGCCCTGGAGCGCGAGCCCCGCGAGCACGTGCTGCTGCTCGGCCTGGGCGCGGGCGACCTGGCCCGGGCCCTGGACGCCGCCCTGCCCCCGGGGGTGGACCTCACGGTCTGCGAGCAGGACACGGCCCTGGCCCGCGCGGCCCTGGCCGAGCCCGGGGCGCCCTGGGCCCGGGCGGGCGGGCGCACGGTGCTGCTGGCCGACACCTCGCCCTGGGCCCATTTCCTGCTCTGGACCCTGCACGGCCTGACCCCGGCCACGACCCACCTGCGCCTGCACCCCGGGCCCCAGGCCGGGGACTGGGCCCTGGCCCGGCGCCTGTTCGCCCGCGCTGCGCCCCTGGGCCCGGCGCCCGCCGCCGCGCCCGCCCCGACCCTGACCCTGGCGGCCATCCTGGCTCCCGGAGACCCCGGGCTCGGGGAATTCTTCGCCCAGGTGCCGCCCTGGGTGGCCGAGGTGGTGGCGCTCTGGGACGCCACCGCGCCTCCGGCCGCGCCCCCGGCCTGCGCGGCCCCGGTGCGCCACCTGGCGCGGCCCCTGGGCGACGATTTCGCGGCCCAGCGCAACGCCATGCTCGCCGCCTGCCGCACGGACTGGGTGCTCGTGCTCGACGCCGACGAACGCCTGGTCCCCGGCGGCTGGCAGGGCGTGCGCGAGCTGGCCCGCCGGGGCGGCGTCGACGGCCCGGGGCTCTTCCTGCTGCCGCGCCGCACGCTGCACCCCGACGGCCACCGCGTGCTGGCCGGGCTGGGCCTGTGGCCGGACCTGCAACCGCGCCTTGTGCGGCGCACCCCGGCCCTGCACTACGAGCGGCCCGTCCACGAGCGCCTGACGGGCGCGCGCGGGCCCTTCGGCGTGGCCCTCGACCTGTCCATCGTCCACTTGAACCGCCTGCTGCGCGACCCCGAGGGCGTGCGCGCCAAGCTGGCCGGGTTCGACCGCGCGGGCGCGGGCGGCGTACGCCACACCCTGTCCGCAGACTACCCGGCCCTGGCCCCGGAGCTGCTGCCCGAGGCCCACGGCCCGGCGGACCTGCAGGCGGTGACCCTGCCCTTCGACCCCGCCTGA
- a CDS encoding YIP1 family protein has product MDITCPNCKYSRSIPDDKVPANSVKATCPQCGTKFRFRDVDFALDGADEPGAQAPPAPAQESPAPAPESATQAMPQDTQDTPQAEPAPGQPGPEPQPDTRPVRNIGLLEEDPLPPLDGPQRKGGDIWQSLEHLGDSHPGRDADASGGPGHHGAPVVDVPFERLDQFGFFGGLWETCKRTATAPRLFFEAMPVDRGYGRPAVFYVLLNIVAVMLQLAVEFGLHGVQAPAATDLPAEVQGLTAGAAVAASYLFVLVAGPLVLSFFLFGISAVLHLLLTLMRGVSGGFQATVRAVAYTALPSLCMVVPVAGMYVGSVWSIVLLTYALRGVHKTSFAKAALAVGLYTLGALALVVAAMHGVGPDAGL; this is encoded by the coding sequence ATGGACATCACCTGCCCGAATTGCAAATACAGCCGCTCCATTCCCGACGACAAGGTGCCGGCCAACTCGGTCAAGGCCACCTGTCCCCAGTGCGGCACCAAGTTCCGCTTCCGCGACGTGGACTTCGCCCTGGACGGCGCAGACGAGCCCGGCGCGCAGGCGCCCCCGGCGCCCGCCCAGGAATCCCCCGCGCCCGCCCCCGAGAGCGCGACCCAGGCCATGCCCCAGGACACTCAGGACACGCCCCAGGCCGAGCCCGCCCCCGGCCAGCCCGGCCCCGAGCCCCAGCCGGACACCCGCCCCGTGCGCAACATCGGCCTGCTTGAGGAGGACCCCCTGCCGCCCCTGGACGGCCCGCAGCGCAAGGGTGGCGACATCTGGCAGAGCCTGGAGCACCTGGGCGACAGCCACCCGGGCCGCGACGCGGACGCCTCCGGCGGCCCCGGGCACCACGGCGCCCCGGTGGTGGACGTGCCCTTCGAGCGCCTGGACCAGTTCGGGTTCTTCGGCGGGCTGTGGGAAACCTGCAAGCGCACCGCCACCGCTCCCCGGCTGTTCTTCGAAGCCATGCCCGTGGACCGGGGCTACGGCAGGCCCGCAGTCTTCTACGTGCTGCTGAACATCGTGGCCGTCATGCTCCAGCTGGCCGTGGAGTTCGGCCTGCACGGCGTCCAGGCCCCCGCAGCCACCGACCTGCCCGCCGAGGTCCAGGGCCTGACTGCCGGGGCCGCCGTGGCCGCCTCGTATCTCTTCGTCCTCGTGGCCGGGCCCCTGGTGCTCAGTTTCTTCCTCTTCGGCATCTCGGCGGTGCTGCACCTGCTGCTTACGCTCATGCGGGGCGTGTCCGGCGGGTTCCAGGCCACGGTGCGCGCCGTGGCGTACACCGCCCTGCCCTCGCTGTGCATGGTCGTGCCCGTGGCGGGCATGTACGTCGGCTCGGTGTGGAGCATCGTGCTGCTGACCTACGCCCTGCGCGGGGTGCACAAGACATCCTTCGCCAAGGCCGCCCTGGCCGTGGGCCTGTACACCCTGGGCGCCCTGGCCCTGGTGGTGGCCGCCATGCACGGCGTCGGCCCGGACGCGGGGCTGTAG